The Caulobacter vibrioides sequence GCGCGCGCCCACATCGCCCGGGGCCAGGGCTTCTATGCGATCGAGCCGGCCCGCAAGGTCGCCGCGCTTTCGCCCAAGGACTGGCGTCCGCTGACCCTGCTGGGCGTCGCCTACGAACAGGCCGAGCGGGACGAGGAGGCCGAAGCCGCGCACCGCCAGGCCATTGCGCTGGCGCCCAACGAGGCCACGCCGATCGCCAACTACGCGATGCATCTGGCCGCCAAGGGCGACCTGGCCGGCGCCGAAGCCCAGCTTCGCCGCGCGGTGACCCTGCCCTCGGCGGGAATCCAGGTGCGTCAGAACCTGGCCCTGGTGGTCGGCCTGCAGGGCCGTCTTCCGGAAGCCGAAAAGCTGGTCCGCGCCGACCTGCCGCCCGAGCAGGTCGCCAACAACCTGGCCTATCTGCGCGCCGCCGTAGGCCAGGCGGGTCAGGCCCGGAGCTGGGACGCCATGCGGGCCGGCGGCGGCCGCTAAACGCCCTGAGCGCCCCCTCCGTCACGGCGCGGTTCCGCGCCGCGACACCTCCCCCGTTGCACGGGGGAGGAAGAGAAACAGTCATCCTCCCCCGCGCGCGGGGGCGGTGGATCGACGCAAAGCGGCGAGACGGAGGGGGCGCTTAAGGCCCCCTACCCCGCCAGGGCCTGGCTCACCACCTGGGTCGCCTTGGTGAAGGTGCTCAGCAG is a genomic window containing:
- a CDS encoding tetratricopeptide repeat protein — protein: MCRKRALIATVLAPIALALATPVFAADPPKADAGKTAKPAPAPEPIKASPQQRAEARRLDPLAQAAFWGAEFEVDPADAEAGAGLAWSLRALGRADEAAIAATKGLIAHPDHTGLLLELARAHIARGQGFYAIEPARKVAALSPKDWRPLTLLGVAYEQAERDEEAEAAHRQAIALAPNEATPIANYAMHLAAKGDLAGAEAQLRRAVTLPSAGIQVRQNLALVVGLQGRLPEAEKLVRADLPPEQVANNLAYLRAAVGQAGQARSWDAMRAGGGR